The sequence AGGGGGTGTCGCTGAACTTCTCAAGATCACGGGAGCTCCAGCTGATTTTGACCCCGCTGGTGTAGTGTTGATCCGTGCCGGCAAAGAGGTCGTTTTCCAGGTAGAGGCCCAGCGTGCCAGCGGAGTCCTGGGCTGCTGCATGCCGCGCGGAGGACAGGCTGGCGAAGACAACGAGAAGGCGGAGGGTCATCGTGGCGGTAGCAGTAATAAGGACGTTGCCGCCTGAAGGGTTGATTCCCGGCGGTGTGTGACAGGTCGCGAGCTGCCGGCAATAGTCAAGAGGTGATTGAATCTCGCGCGGATTGCCGACGTGTTGGTCACCTTCATCGCTCCGCACCTCTGCGATCGCCCCACGAGTGATTCCGTTAGCGCCGCAAACCGATTCACGCGAGAATCCTTCACCCATGGAAATTCTCATCTATTGCATCCTCGACGAAGGCACGCTGAATCACGCGCAAGAGCGGTTTGACGGTGAGCTCGAAGCTCGTGGACTCACGCCGAAGGAGGGTTCACCGAATATTTGGGTCTGCGGCGATTGCTTCAGCGCGGCGGACGAGGCCCTTCAGTCGATTGGCGAGGCTGCTACGGCTTGCGGGGTTGTGGTGCAACGCGCATTCGCAGTGGCGGACGACCCCGCCGCCAAGACCGAAGCAGGGAAGTTTAGCAGTTAGAGATCGCGCCCCCTGTCGAAGCTGGGGCGGCGAAGACCGAAAAGCGCCTCATTCGGGAGAAGGTCCAGCGCAGCGCATGCAGATTGCCCATGGTGATGCATAAGATGCCCGATTTCCAGACGGTGGCCGAAGGATAGCGCCTACGGGTTGCGTGATCCGGGCGTCTGGGCTCCTAGGCACAGCGTTTGCAAATAGGGTGCCGCCTTAAAATTGCGGCAACCCATCCAATCCCATGAAAGTCTTCAACCGTACTGCCATCTGCTCACTCCTTCCCTTCTTCATCGCGATTCCCGCCATGGCCCAAAAGCCGGACTCTCCGGAAGAAGTCACCCAGGCGATCGGCAAGAACAGCGAATCCGCATGGCGGGCTTCAAAGCTCATCGGCATGGATCTGGTGAATTCGAGCAAGGAGTCGATTGGCGAGATCAAGGACATCGCCATCGACCTTGAGAGCGGGAAGGTGCTCGGCGTCATCGTTTCGACGGGCGGATTCCTCGGCGTGCAAGACACGCTCAGCGCCGTCCCGATCTCCGCCCTTGCTTACGATGCGGATTCAAAATCCTTCACCACTTCCCTGACGAAGGAGCAGGTGGGCAAGGTGCCACAGTTCAAGTCCACGGAGTGGCCGGACCTCAGTTCGGCATCCCTCGGCACCAAGCTCCGCGGCGTCCGCGACTCCATCGGCGGCGATGTTTCTGCCCCCGATAACACCGCCAAGAACGAGCGCGATATGAACGAGAAGACCACCACCCCTGTGGACCAGGGCAACAGTGACTCCGATCTCAAGATGACCAAGGATATCCGCTCCACCATCGTCGGCGCGGATCTCTCCTTCAATGCGAAGAACATCAAGATCATCACCCGCGATGGTGCCATCACCCTGCGCGGTGTGGTGGAAAGCAAGGAGGAGCACGCAGCCATCCTGAAGATCGCCAAGGAGCACGCGGGCAGTGCCACCATCTCCGACAATCTCGAAGTAAAAACCAAATAAAACACCCGCTCGCTCTCACCATCTAACCATTCATTACCATGAGCCACAAATCCGTATACGCCATCGCCACCTCTCATTCCCAAGCCGAGCAGATCGTTGACAATCTCTCCGCCGCCGGGTTCTCAGCCAATGACATCTCGGTGTTGTTTCCCGACAAGGGCACCACGCACGAATTCTCCCACGAGAAGAATACCAAGGCTCCGGAGGGAGCGGTCACCGGTGCTGCCACGGGCGGCGTGCTCGGTGGAACCCTGGGCCTGCTCGCAGGGATCGGCGCACTCGCCATCCCCGGCGTGGGTCCGCTGATCGCCGCCGGTCCGCTGCTTGCCGCGCTGAGCGGCGCTGCCGCGGGTGCCACGGTGGGCGGCATTGCCGGGGGCCTGATCGGCCTCGGCATTCCAGAGATCGAAGCCAAGCGCTACGAGAACCGGGTCAGCGAAGGCAACATTCTCGTCTCCGTGCACGCGGTTGATGGCGATGAAGTCGATCGCGCCAAAGAGATCCTCAAGGCCGCCGGAGCTGAAGACATCTCTTCCACATCGATCTCGGATGCGAAGAGCACCGTGAGCTAAGAAGTCCACGATGGACGGCCTTCCCACGGGAGGGCCGTCTTTTTTATGGCACCCGGAAAAGCGGCGCTGCCCGACCACAGCCTGGGATGTTTCCCGAACGCGACCTATGCCTCGTCTTCGCAAACGCAATCTTTTCGACTGGCTGCTTAT is a genomic window of Luteolibacter arcticus containing:
- a CDS encoding DUF3341 domain-containing protein, which encodes MSHKSVYAIATSHSQAEQIVDNLSAAGFSANDISVLFPDKGTTHEFSHEKNTKAPEGAVTGAATGGVLGGTLGLLAGIGALAIPGVGPLIAAGPLLAALSGAAAGATVGGIAGGLIGLGIPEIEAKRYENRVSEGNILVSVHAVDGDEVDRAKEILKAAGAEDISSTSISDAKSTVS
- a CDS encoding PRC-barrel domain-containing protein, which encodes MKVFNRTAICSLLPFFIAIPAMAQKPDSPEEVTQAIGKNSESAWRASKLIGMDLVNSSKESIGEIKDIAIDLESGKVLGVIVSTGGFLGVQDTLSAVPISALAYDADSKSFTTSLTKEQVGKVPQFKSTEWPDLSSASLGTKLRGVRDSIGGDVSAPDNTAKNERDMNEKTTTPVDQGNSDSDLKMTKDIRSTIVGADLSFNAKNIKIITRDGAITLRGVVESKEEHAAILKIAKEHAGSATISDNLEVKTK